The following are encoded together in the Thunnus thynnus chromosome 15, fThuThy2.1, whole genome shotgun sequence genome:
- the vps72a gene encoding vacuolar protein sorting 72 homolog a has translation MTLAVDREPRKTAGNRMSKLLDAEEEDEFYKTTYGGFNDESGDDEYHGEHSDTEDEVDSDFDIDEGDEPDSDQEEDAPRRKSRVVTKAYKEPIKVAKPKPKRPSEETKKTEKAKVELKRRIPQEFQDFGETRKSVRQSTSEHTRKTNLRLQERQDAPRRRRGAHRDRPLTQEELLAEAKITAEINIRSLENYERLEADKKKQVHKKRRFEGPTIRYHSVLMPLVSHSVLKEENVDVEGLDQDVPQTAPPNPSTPSQQPAGGLCSRTYITFSDDEAFEAGFPPSAQSSPQLPVQEVCPVTHKAALYRDPVTDIPYANTRAFRIIREAYRKYVAAHGFPNTSGGATGLDSTTTKGARQKMLVKQSAVAT, from the exons ATGACTCTCGCAGTTGACCGAGAACCCCGAAAGACTGCTGGTAATCGCATGTCAAAACTACTGGATGCTGAAGAAGAGGACGAGTTCTACAAGACCACTTACGGAGGCTTCAACGAT GAATCAGGAGATGACGAGTATCATGGAGAACATTCAGACACAGAGGATGAGGTGGACAGTGATTTTGACATTGATGAGGGTGACGAGCCAGACAGCGACCAGGAGGAGGACGCGCCTCGGAGGAAAAGTCGAGTTGTCACGAAAGCATATAAG GAACCTATAAAGGTGGCAAAGCCCAAACCCAAAAGACCCTCTGAGGAAACAAAGAAGACCGAGAAAGCTAAAGTGGAGCTCAAAAGGAGGATTCCGCAAGAATTTCAAGATTTTGGCGAGA CTCGGAAGTCTGTGCGACAGTCCACCAGTGAACACACTCGGAAGACCAATCTGCGCTTGCAAGAGCGACAGGATGCACCTAGGCGACGGAGAGGTGCCCACCGTGACCGGCCCCTAACCCAAGAAGAACTGCTGGCTGAGGCCAAGATAACGGCCGAGATCAACATTCGATCGCTAG AAAACTATGAACGTCTGGAGGCGGACAAGAAGAAACAAGTCCATAAGAAGCGTCGTTTCGAAGGACCGACCATCCGTTATCATTCAGTCCTCATGCCCCTTGTGTCTCACTCAGTcctaaaagaagaaaatgttgatgttgaAGG GTTGGATCAGGACGTTCCTCAGACTGCTCCGCCAAATCCCTCCACACCTTCCCAGCAGCCCGCCGGAGGCTTGTGTTCCCGCACCTACATAACGTTCAGTGATGACGAAGCGTTTGAGGCAGGCTTCCCACCCAGCGCACAGTCAAGTCCTCAGCTTCCTGTCCAGGAGGTTTGTCCAGTCACCCACAAGGCCGCACTGTACCGAGACCCAGTAACTGATATCCCTTATGCTAACACACGAGCCTTCCGCATCATCCGAGAGGCGTACCGTAAATACGTGGCTGCTCATGGATTTCCAAACACTTCGGGAGGGGCGACGGGACTTGACTCCACAACAACTAAGGGTGCTCGGCAGAAAATGTTGGTCAAGCAGAGCGCTGTTGCAACATAG